The following proteins are co-located in the Candidatus Methanoperedens sp. genome:
- a CDS encoding glycosyltransferase family 39 protein, with protein MNLIAYWSYISVVLLISFIPGFAIANRFKNLNTCEKLAISFGFSFLIPILMVPFFPLKLAFLARILLIGVMIVSMWYLVKKRATLKIEIDAKFLILVLVISIVSNLFFQTLWEYPVMGGDWIRHTLQIPYAFEMGDWSQNKEKTPLFSLLIYSYHHLLGTSLYQYWVSQIISVLINSVYIFPAYLIARRVFGVWVAKISALFMLVTPFLIFNTIYTWPKNAAMYGILMMIYFLFFSDHDIRLRYPLAGFFAGLGFLFHNYSLFYIGIAFLLLVYKEKMYKALLSKDIISNLKKLSFFLLVLLLFLAPYFAWVYSYYGTVSNSRTIYYPIAVKGYESAFNQTPEELWETFKATPLKEIIMPRISNIIATFTPATLPINPYAINFRTYNPIFYYTQDYPGGLSTLMYLLVVIWFIGYILGKTRTDRILVGFLVLPWITIIILYAWREWGLLTGILHPTLPLLIAIGINEMHRLSGKIEYILLYIIFISAIIEDAIFGVLIGKFYYIEGGLPQVARTGQQFIPDFQVSDFVSTHFLFNGTIDMLTNFLISVGIIILVYILYRARENIGQL; from the coding sequence GTGAACCTAATAGCGTATTGGAGCTATATAAGTGTTGTTTTGTTAATATCCTTTATTCCAGGCTTTGCAATAGCAAATCGTTTCAAAAATCTAAACACCTGCGAAAAATTAGCTATCAGTTTTGGCTTTTCTTTTTTGATACCAATCTTAATGGTTCCATTTTTTCCATTGAAGCTGGCATTTCTTGCGCGAATCCTTTTGATTGGTGTAATGATCGTTTCAATGTGGTACCTCGTTAAAAAGAGGGCAACATTAAAAATTGAGATTGATGCAAAGTTCCTCATCCTTGTTCTGGTTATCAGCATTGTTTCAAACCTCTTCTTCCAGACCCTCTGGGAATACCCTGTCATGGGAGGGGACTGGATCCGGCATACATTACAGATACCGTATGCTTTTGAGATGGGAGACTGGTCTCAAAACAAAGAAAAAACCCCGCTTTTTAGTCTACTGATTTATTCATATCACCATCTTCTCGGTACTTCGCTTTATCAATACTGGGTTTCTCAGATTATAAGTGTGCTAATAAATAGTGTTTATATATTTCCCGCTTATCTAATAGCCAGGAGAGTTTTCGGGGTTTGGGTGGCCAAGATATCAGCACTTTTCATGCTTGTAACCCCTTTCCTGATTTTCAATACAATCTATACATGGCCCAAGAATGCAGCTATGTATGGTATTCTGATGATGATTTATTTCCTTTTCTTCAGTGATCATGATATTAGGCTTCGCTATCCATTGGCAGGGTTTTTTGCAGGTCTTGGGTTCTTGTTTCATAATTATTCTTTGTTTTATATTGGAATTGCTTTTTTACTACTGGTTTACAAAGAGAAAATGTATAAGGCGCTTCTATCTAAAGACATTATTAGCAATTTGAAGAAATTGTCTTTCTTTTTGCTCGTTTTACTCCTCTTCTTAGCACCCTATTTTGCATGGGTTTATTCATATTATGGAACTGTTTCCAATTCAAGAACCATTTATTATCCAATCGCGGTTAAAGGATACGAGTCAGCTTTCAACCAAACACCAGAAGAACTCTGGGAAACTTTTAAAGCCACTCCACTTAAAGAAATAATAATGCCTCGAATTAGTAATATTATCGCAACATTCACCCCCGCTACATTGCCTATAAATCCCTATGCGATAAACTTTCGTACTTATAATCCAATATTTTATTATACTCAAGATTATCCTGGAGGTCTTTCGACTCTGATGTACCTGCTTGTGGTAATATGGTTTATTGGATACATTCTCGGGAAAACAAGAACTGATAGGATACTGGTTGGTTTCTTGGTTTTACCATGGATAACGATCATAATTTTGTATGCATGGAGAGAATGGGGTCTCCTCACAGGAATACTGCATCCAACACTTCCGCTGTTGATCGCAATAGGTATCAATGAAATGCATAGATTGAGCGGCAAGATAGAATATATTTTACTTTACATTATATTTATTTCAGCCATAATTGAGGATGCCATATTTGGTGTGCTCATCGGAAAATTCTATTATATAGAAGGCGGGCTTCCCCAAGTAGCAAGAACCGGGCAGCAATTTATTCCTGACTTTCAAGTATCAGATTTTGTCTCTACTCATTTTCTGTTTAATGGAACTATTGATATGTTGACCAATTTTTTAATTTCGGTCGGAATAATAATATTGGTTTACATCCTCTACAGAGCACGTGAAAATATTGGACAGTTATAG
- a CDS encoding class I SAM-dependent methyltransferase, with the protein MCPAKDYSHLDLDNLREVDYTTLLVSLAKYKFVKSILSGNESLLDIGCGTGYGTFYLGEFCRDITGVDIDPAQIEKANKTYKSKNILFEHLDILKNPEVIKNKDIITCFEVIQDMSREKSFEFLKTINDHKDTDAVLFLSTPRRLPEDLLTPNRLKYHLHEYAYDELYEDLNKVFKRVLILGQLDEIIGSLHKNNVWTFYCICF; encoded by the coding sequence ATGTGTCCGGCTAAGGATTATTCCCATTTGGATCTGGATAACCTGAGAGAAGTGGATTACACCACGTTGCTGGTCTCTCTGGCGAAGTATAAATTTGTCAAATCAATTCTATCAGGTAATGAATCACTTCTTGATATCGGGTGCGGGACAGGATACGGAACTTTTTACCTGGGTGAATTCTGCAGGGATATTACAGGAGTCGATATCGATCCTGCCCAGATAGAAAAAGCAAATAAAACTTACAAATCCAAGAATATTTTATTTGAACACTTAGATATATTAAAAAATCCAGAGGTGATAAAAAATAAAGATATCATTACCTGCTTTGAGGTAATTCAGGACATGAGCAGAGAAAAGTCATTTGAATTCCTGAAGACCATCAATGATCATAAGGATACGGACGCTGTTCTTTTCCTTTCAACTCCAAGAAGATTGCCCGAAGATCTTCTGACGCCGAACAGGCTGAAATATCATCTGCATGAGTACGCTTACGATGAATTGTACGAGGATCTAAATAAGGTTTTTAAAAGGGTACTGATTCTTGGTCAGCTTGATGAAATCATCGGTTCCCTGCATAAAAATAACGTCTGGACATTCTACTGTATATGTTTCTAG
- a CDS encoding methyltransferase domain-containing protein, producing the protein MNWILDVGSGHNPNPKANLFLERFFKNHIHRAGYPVKLKENMVIGDAQYLPFKKKSIEHIYSNHVIEHLDDPELFLKECNRVGQNITITAPGLIHHIYGEVFFGGVGKGEHKFVWNPVSKSWIDVEMMRKAIPKYTWKQRKYIHLVNLLPIRLRHLLFSTMIYIIAEYLENMDVDIVEYHYKR; encoded by the coding sequence ATGAACTGGATATTAGATGTTGGCAGCGGCCATAACCCAAATCCAAAAGCCAATCTGTTTTTAGAACGGTTCTTTAAAAACCACATTCACAGAGCAGGGTATCCAGTGAAACTAAAAGAAAATATGGTTATTGGGGACGCTCAGTATTTACCATTTAAAAAGAAATCTATTGAACATATTTATTCTAACCATGTTATTGAGCATTTAGATGATCCGGAGTTATTTTTAAAGGAATGTAACAGGGTAGGACAAAATATAACTATAACCGCTCCGGGACTCATTCATCACATCTATGGTGAAGTATTCTTTGGCGGAGTAGGTAAAGGCGAACATAAATTTGTCTGGAATCCGGTTTCGAAATCGTGGATTGACGTGGAGATGATGCGTAAAGCAATACCGAAGTACACATGGAAGCAACGAAAATATATCCATTTAGTTAATTTGCTGCCAATTAGATTAAGACATTTGCTATTCTCGACTATGATTTATATCATTGCAGAATATTTAGAGAATATGGATGTGGATATAGTTGAATATCATTATAAGAGATGA
- a CDS encoding radical SAM protein, with amino-acid sequence MKVLLVNPPITAIHGHIPPLGLMCIASNLEKNGIDVEIFNRKEIKSYEDYKSVLLEHINLTHPDLIGFTCYLGDVSDIKELCVGIKKIKDIPIVVGGFHPSYAPQEFLGYADYVCIGEGEITVLELAKSIENNTPITDVQGISVLKHSVKYTEPRPLADLDTLPPPAYHLIDMSYYTRLTDGILRGVLVSCGTLYTSRGCPYHCTFCPKQHFLGPQRLINAKKAVDEMEILIKKYKVNAIYFLDETFTINKQHVYEICDEIDKRGIKIIWGCDTRANLLSEDLLLRMKKSGCIQVDFGLESGVERVLKILKKGVSLQQAKDTLEMCRKNGVRTLANYMTNIPTETVQEREETIRFAKEINADRLIYNIFVPFPGCEIVEKYNISVTEKDYPYLNTLKQNATLKYVTENYNFTPDHKDLDELAREAIFRIGHRRLYPFIMNWIYVKNIVIGNRKIEYLKWTINKGLNVIKIK; translated from the coding sequence ATGAAAGTCTTGCTCGTTAACCCTCCCATAACGGCGATACATGGTCACATCCCACCGCTGGGATTAATGTGTATTGCATCGAATCTGGAAAAGAATGGTATAGACGTTGAAATATTTAATCGTAAAGAAATAAAATCATACGAAGATTATAAATCCGTTCTTCTCGAACACATTAATTTAACTCACCCTGATCTCATCGGGTTTACATGCTATTTAGGAGATGTATCTGACATTAAAGAACTATGTGTGGGAATCAAGAAAATAAAGGACATCCCGATAGTAGTCGGTGGTTTCCATCCATCTTACGCACCGCAGGAATTTTTGGGATATGCAGATTATGTTTGTATTGGAGAAGGAGAGATTACAGTATTGGAGTTAGCAAAGTCTATAGAAAACAACACTCCGATTACCGATGTCCAGGGTATTTCAGTCCTTAAACATTCGGTCAAATATACAGAACCGAGACCTTTGGCTGACTTAGACACTCTTCCACCACCAGCTTACCATTTAATAGATATGTCTTATTATACTAGATTGACAGATGGTATTCTGCGTGGCGTTCTCGTTAGTTGTGGAACTCTCTATACATCACGTGGCTGTCCTTATCATTGTACATTCTGTCCGAAACAACACTTTCTAGGCCCTCAACGACTCATCAACGCCAAAAAAGCAGTTGACGAGATGGAGATTTTGATAAAAAAATATAAAGTTAATGCTATCTATTTCCTTGATGAAACGTTCACAATCAACAAACAACATGTTTACGAAATCTGTGATGAGATTGATAAGCGCGGTATCAAAATAATATGGGGATGTGATACTCGGGCTAATTTGCTATCGGAAGATCTGTTATTAAGGATGAAAAAATCAGGATGCATCCAAGTTGATTTCGGATTGGAATCTGGTGTGGAAAGAGTTTTGAAAATTCTTAAAAAAGGCGTGTCGTTACAGCAGGCGAAAGATACTTTGGAAATGTGCAGAAAAAATGGAGTTCGGACCTTGGCGAATTATATGACAAATATTCCCACAGAGACGGTACAAGAGAGAGAGGAGACTATTAGATTTGCCAAAGAAATTAATGCGGACAGATTAATTTATAACATTTTTGTACCGTTTCCGGGATGTGAAATAGTTGAGAAATATAATATTTCGGTAACGGAGAAGGATTACCCTTACCTTAACACTTTGAAACAAAATGCTACTTTAAAATATGTAACAGAAAATTATAATTTTACACCCGATCATAAAGATTTGGACGAATTAGCGCGTGAGGCGATATTTAGGATAGGTCATCGAAGACTGTATCCGTTTATTATGAATTGGATTTATGTTAAGAACATAGTTATAGGCAATAGGAAGATTGAGTATTTAAAATGGACAATCAATAAGGGATTAAATGTAATAAAAATTAAGTGA
- a CDS encoding SDR family oxidoreductase, translating into MMNEIKSVLVTGGCGYVGTKLVPELLGSGYRVYVLDWMIYGNYLPFNRKLSCYNIDLRKFDEVRDIIKRIRPDAVIDLASISNDPMGDLEPSLTRAVNIDAQKNLIDASIKNKLKRFIFASSSSVYGVNDDPDITEETPLAPVSLYSETKAIIESYLKTKTSDEFVTVSIRPATVCGYSPRQRLDLIVNLLTFKGYYEGKIVIEGGERVRPHIHIDDMVDAYMALLAADSEKINGKTYNCGAETMSLMELGEMVKSYVKCDIKTAVGPDKRSHSLNSELIKKELGFSFTRNVENAIQDLIFAFENYLIDKDNPELFNMAWYKTQIKNGKIVL; encoded by the coding sequence ATGATGAATGAAATCAAATCAGTGTTGGTAACTGGTGGATGCGGATATGTTGGAACCAAGCTTGTCCCGGAGCTTCTTGGATCGGGTTACAGGGTATATGTACTGGATTGGATGATATACGGGAACTATCTTCCATTTAACAGGAAATTATCATGCTATAATATAGACCTGCGGAAATTTGATGAAGTAAGGGATATTATCAAACGCATTAGGCCGGACGCTGTTATCGATCTGGCTTCGATCTCAAACGATCCCATGGGCGACCTTGAGCCATCTCTTACAAGAGCTGTAAATATCGATGCACAGAAAAATCTGATCGATGCCAGCATCAAGAATAAATTAAAAAGATTCATATTTGCTTCCAGTTCAAGTGTCTATGGAGTTAATGACGATCCTGACATTACTGAGGAAACTCCCCTTGCCCCTGTGTCATTATACAGCGAAACAAAAGCGATAATTGAATCATACCTGAAAACAAAGACCTCGGACGAATTTGTTACCGTCAGCATCCGTCCCGCTACCGTATGCGGCTACAGCCCGCGCCAGAGACTGGATCTGATCGTCAATCTCTTAACATTCAAGGGCTACTACGAGGGTAAAATCGTTATCGAAGGCGGAGAGAGGGTCAGACCCCACATCCATATCGATGATATGGTGGACGCTTATATGGCATTGCTCGCTGCAGATAGTGAAAAAATCAATGGAAAGACCTACAATTGCGGGGCCGAGACAATGTCGCTCATGGAATTGGGCGAAATGGTCAAAAGTTATGTAAAATGCGATATAAAAACTGCAGTGGGACCTGATAAAAGAAGCCACAGCCTGAATTCTGAACTTATCAAAAAGGAGCTTGGATTTTCTTTTACAAGGAATGTAGAAAATGCAATCCAGGATTTGATCTTTGCATTTGAGAATTACCTGATTGATAAAGATAATCCGGAATTGTTCAATATGGCATGGTATAAAACGCAGATAAAAAATGGAAAAATTGTGCTGTGA
- a CDS encoding DegT/DnrJ/EryC1/StrS family aminotransferase encodes MSKDLIEEYPVGSILGEEEIAVVRRVIESGEPLTRGKDVDLFEQEFARYCNVKHAVAVSSCTGALRIAAQLLHLGPGNEVICQANAFWATIVALIERNVDIKCADIDPGSLNMDPGTIESLITPRTKAIYVMHHGGNPSDMDAILRIAKKYGLAVVEDAAHAVGAEYKGRKMGGFADITCFSFSTMKNITTLGEGGMITTNNDSYAEMVRGIRTCFPYGEKSKRKTTNLGNYPKPKSPIFMHAGDAWDYDWSRIDEVGTSFRMSTPQAAVGRVQLKKLDDFIAQREKIASRYNKAISKIDGLRPVKILPGCKHAWHLFTFFLDSNTGIKRDDFVYHMKEKHKIDIVIRFWPIHLGGILRMKGHDIGECPVCEHVWFNEQLSLPISPQMQEWEISTIENALAETMETLRKNGVR; translated from the coding sequence ATGAGCAAAGATTTAATAGAAGAGTATCCGGTTGGGAGCATTCTGGGCGAGGAAGAAATAGCCGTTGTCCGCCGCGTGATCGAATCGGGGGAACCCCTTACACGCGGGAAAGACGTGGATCTTTTTGAACAGGAGTTTGCCCGGTACTGCAATGTGAAGCATGCAGTGGCTGTGAGTTCCTGTACAGGGGCGCTTCGCATCGCAGCGCAATTGCTTCATCTTGGCCCGGGGAATGAGGTCATCTGCCAGGCCAATGCTTTCTGGGCCACTATCGTGGCTCTGATCGAGCGCAACGTCGATATCAAATGCGCTGATATAGACCCGGGATCACTCAATATGGACCCTGGGACGATAGAATCTCTCATAACCCCCAGGACAAAAGCGATTTACGTTATGCATCATGGGGGAAATCCTTCGGATATGGATGCAATCCTGAGGATAGCCAAAAAATATGGATTAGCAGTTGTTGAAGATGCAGCCCATGCTGTTGGCGCGGAATATAAGGGAAGGAAAATGGGGGGATTTGCCGATATTACCTGCTTCTCTTTTTCCACAATGAAAAACATAACCACCTTGGGGGAAGGGGGAATGATTACGACGAATAATGATTCTTACGCCGAAATGGTACGAGGCATCAGGACATGTTTCCCATACGGCGAGAAATCCAAAAGGAAAACCACAAATCTTGGGAATTACCCCAAACCGAAATCCCCGATCTTCATGCATGCCGGGGATGCATGGGACTACGACTGGTCGAGGATTGATGAGGTGGGGACATCTTTCCGTATGTCCACCCCACAAGCAGCAGTAGGTCGCGTTCAATTAAAAAAGCTGGATGACTTCATCGCCCAAAGGGAAAAGATCGCGAGCCGCTATAACAAGGCAATTTCAAAGATAGATGGGTTAAGGCCGGTAAAAATCCTTCCCGGCTGCAAACACGCATGGCATCTTTTCACATTCTTCCTTGACAGCAATACAGGCATTAAACGCGATGATTTCGTATATCATATGAAAGAAAAGCATAAGATCGACATCGTTATACGGTTCTGGCCCATCCATCTGGGCGGGATCTTACGTATGAAAGGACATGATATTGGAGAATGCCCGGTTTGTGAGCATGTGTGGTTCAATGAACAATTAAGTCTTCCGATCTCCCCACAGATGCAGGAATGGGAAATCAGTACTATAGAAAATGCATTGGCTGAAACGATGGAAACGCTCAGGAAAAATGGAGTAAGATAA
- a CDS encoding SDR family oxidoreductase, whose translation MRKMKTIVTGGAGFIGSHMVDRLLGDGHHVIAIDNFSTGRPENLAHQKGRRNLQVVGADVNDTAAISHYFDGADWVFHFAALADIVPSIQHPEKYFRSNVDGTFNVLELCRENQVKRFIYAASSSCYGIPDIYPTPETAETRTEYPYALTKYLGERMVLHWGNVYKLPVVSLRFFNVYGPRSRTSGTYGAVFGVFLAQKLKGLPFTIVGDGTQTRDFTFVTDVVDACLMAALSDLTSEVLNVGSGDTYSVNRLVELLGGKDVVHIPKRPGEPDCTFADITRIKDLLGWKPKISFEEGVKIMLENIDYWKAAPAWTPETIASATKDWFKYLSK comes from the coding sequence ATGCGAAAAATGAAAACTATTGTTACAGGTGGAGCGGGCTTTATTGGAAGCCATATGGTTGATCGGCTTCTCGGAGATGGTCATCATGTGATCGCCATTGACAACTTCAGCACGGGCAGGCCCGAGAATCTTGCGCACCAGAAGGGACGCAGGAACCTGCAGGTCGTAGGTGCTGACGTGAACGATACGGCTGCCATCAGCCATTATTTTGACGGAGCAGATTGGGTTTTCCACTTTGCTGCCCTTGCAGATATCGTCCCATCCATCCAGCATCCTGAAAAATATTTTCGATCGAATGTGGATGGGACGTTCAATGTGCTCGAGCTGTGCCGGGAGAATCAAGTAAAAAGATTCATCTACGCAGCATCTTCCTCATGTTATGGCATCCCAGATATCTATCCGACTCCCGAGACTGCAGAAACAAGGACAGAATATCCTTATGCTCTCACCAAGTATCTTGGAGAGCGGATGGTGCTCCACTGGGGAAATGTTTACAAATTGCCGGTGGTATCGCTGCGATTTTTCAACGTATACGGGCCGCGCTCCCGTACATCCGGCACCTACGGTGCTGTATTTGGAGTCTTTCTTGCCCAGAAACTAAAAGGACTACCCTTTACAATAGTTGGAGATGGCACGCAGACGCGGGATTTTACTTTTGTGACAGACGTCGTGGATGCCTGCCTCATGGCAGCGTTATCTGACCTGACATCCGAGGTACTCAATGTTGGCAGCGGGGATACATATAGCGTTAACCGTCTTGTCGAGCTCCTGGGGGGAAAAGATGTGGTACACATTCCTAAGAGGCCTGGTGAGCCCGACTGCACTTTTGCTGATATAACAAGAATAAAGGATCTGCTTGGATGGAAACCAAAAATTTCTTTTGAAGAGGGTGTAAAGATCATGCTTGAGAACATAGATTACTGGAAGGCTGCCCCTGCCTGGACCCCGGAAACGATCGCTTCTGCAACAAAAGATTGGTTCAAATATTTAAGCAAATAA
- a CDS encoding PfkB family carbohydrate kinase — translation MSLNYSNKIKTIEELCEIIGQPPREKKVVMCHGTFDIVHPGHIRHLTYAKEKGDILIASFTADKFISKGEDRPYVPQELRAKNLAALEMVDYVIVDYEATPIKNILKIKPDFFVKGFEYSKDGIHPKTKEEIKAISSYGGEVLFSPGDVVYSSTHLLTVHKPKISIDKLMAIMEAEKVTFEDILSTLHKFRSIKVHVVGDTIVDKYSYCTVLGPTTKTPTFSIKLETSKMFVGGAGIVAKHLKSLGADVTFTTVLGNDNLKDFVIDDLNKWDIKINAIIDNTRPTTMKERFWADGYKLLQVDTLDNSIVSEKILEEIGNQIRWEKSDIVIFSDFRHGIFQKETIKLFSRKIHQGAIKVADSQVSNRWGNILEFKNFDIILPNEKEARFALGDQDTGIRPLGAKLYKESKARYLILKLGEKGILVYRDVNENPRDFFMIDSFVEDLVDATGAGDAMLAATSLAYKASNNILTSSVLGSMGAAIACEKEGNIPISIEEIEAKIKKIHEQKFA, via the coding sequence ATGTCGTTAAACTACTCAAACAAGATTAAGACCATAGAAGAGCTTTGTGAAATTATTGGTCAACCGCCTAGAGAAAAAAAAGTGGTAATGTGTCATGGCACTTTTGACATAGTTCATCCGGGACATATCCGACACTTGACTTATGCAAAAGAAAAAGGTGATATTTTAATTGCAAGTTTTACTGCTGACAAATTTATTTCAAAAGGTGAAGATAGACCTTATGTGCCGCAAGAATTGCGGGCAAAAAACCTGGCTGCATTAGAAATGGTTGATTATGTAATTGTAGACTATGAAGCAACACCCATCAAAAATATTCTTAAAATTAAACCTGATTTTTTTGTAAAGGGCTTTGAATATAGTAAGGATGGAATCCACCCAAAGACAAAGGAAGAAATTAAAGCGATCTCATCATATGGAGGAGAGGTATTATTCAGCCCCGGGGATGTGGTATATTCATCCACCCACCTCCTGACAGTTCACAAGCCCAAGATCTCCATTGACAAGCTAATGGCGATCATGGAGGCAGAGAAAGTAACATTTGAAGACATATTAAGCACACTTCATAAATTTAGAAGTATAAAGGTGCATGTCGTGGGGGATACGATAGTAGATAAATATTCTTATTGCACGGTTTTGGGACCGACAACCAAAACTCCAACATTCAGTATAAAACTGGAAACATCAAAGATGTTTGTTGGAGGCGCAGGAATAGTGGCAAAACATTTGAAGAGCCTGGGTGCGGATGTTACATTCACGACAGTACTTGGAAACGATAATCTGAAAGATTTCGTTATTGATGACCTGAATAAGTGGGATATCAAGATTAATGCCATCATCGACAATACCAGACCGACAACAATGAAAGAGAGGTTCTGGGCAGATGGATACAAACTATTGCAGGTCGATACCCTTGACAACAGCATCGTCTCTGAAAAGATATTAGAAGAGATAGGCAATCAAATAAGATGGGAAAAATCGGATATTGTTATTTTCAGTGATTTCAGGCACGGTATTTTCCAGAAAGAGACAATAAAGTTGTTCAGCAGGAAGATACATCAGGGCGCGATAAAAGTTGCAGATAGCCAGGTAAGTAATAGATGGGGGAACATTCTGGAATTTAAGAACTTTGACATAATCCTCCCGAATGAGAAAGAAGCGAGATTCGCACTCGGTGACCAGGATACAGGTATCAGGCCACTTGGTGCAAAATTGTATAAGGAATCCAAAGCGAGGTATTTGATATTGAAGCTCGGTGAAAAAGGTATTTTAGTGTACAGGGATGTAAATGAAAATCCAAGGGACTTTTTCATGATCGATAGCTTCGTAGAAGACCTGGTCGATGCAACGGGAGCAGGCGATGCCATGTTAGCAGCTACTTCTCTTGCATATAAAGCCTCAAATAATATCCTGACAAGTTCGGTACTTGGAAGTATGGGAGCTGCAATAGCATGTGAAAAAGAAGGGAATATCCCCATCTCAATTGAAGAAATTGAGGCTAAAATAAAAAAGATCCATGAGCAAAAATTTGCCTGA
- a CDS encoding Gfo/Idh/MocA family oxidoreductase yields MRYIIIGYGNIGKKRHKVLNEKCMAIVDPFLEDAEYSDCRGVPLHLYDAAVVSVPNAVKMDILEYLIENGKHALVEKPLLFKDEKTADRLDSSARASGVIWYTSYNHRFEPLVIKFKELLDDGAIGQPYFANFIYGNGTVSNIIGTWRDAGHGVLDDLGCHLLDLAAYLFPEHQREYRITGVGNFEANALDYCAFSTVDGRFHFLCSTIVWKNTFTIEAFGSKGSLHLYGLHKWGGSRLIHRERVFPSGVPGESVITSSGEDKTWEEDIAYFEKMINIGKSSYENDLYITKSINALISNIKTR; encoded by the coding sequence ATGAGATATATAATAATCGGCTATGGGAATATTGGTAAAAAGAGGCACAAGGTACTGAATGAAAAATGTATGGCAATCGTGGACCCTTTCCTGGAAGATGCAGAATACAGTGATTGCAGAGGCGTCCCGCTTCATCTCTATGATGCTGCTGTGGTATCGGTTCCAAATGCGGTCAAGATGGATATTCTCGAATATCTCATAGAAAACGGAAAACACGCGCTAGTAGAAAAACCGCTGTTGTTCAAAGATGAAAAGACTGCGGATAGATTAGATTCCAGTGCAAGAGCCAGCGGAGTGATCTGGTACACCTCATATAACCACCGTTTTGAACCTCTGGTCATCAAATTTAAGGAACTTTTGGACGATGGGGCTATCGGCCAGCCTTACTTCGCTAATTTTATTTACGGGAACGGAACCGTCTCGAACATCATCGGCACCTGGCGGGATGCAGGGCACGGCGTTTTAGATGATCTGGGATGCCACTTGCTTGACCTCGCAGCATATCTGTTCCCTGAACATCAGCGTGAATACAGGATTACCGGAGTGGGTAATTTTGAAGCGAATGCGCTTGATTACTGTGCATTTTCAACTGTTGACGGCAGGTTCCATTTTTTATGCAGCACAATCGTGTGGAAAAATACATTCACTATCGAGGCGTTCGGAAGCAAGGGGTCGCTTCATCTATACGGGCTACATAAATGGGGCGGGAGCCGGCTTATCCACCGCGAACGCGTTTTCCCAAGCGGAGTCCCGGGAGAAAGCGTCATTACCTCGTCAGGAGAAGATAAGACATGGGAAGAGGACATCGCTTATTTTGAAAAAATGATAAACATTGGAAAATCTTCATATGAAAATGATCTGTATATAACAAAATCCATCAACGCCCTTATTTCAAATATAAAAACCCGGTGA